One window from the genome of Bacteroidales bacterium encodes:
- a CDS encoding pyridoxamine 5'-phosphate oxidase family protein → MKPREVTHLQTLHDTALKCVACYLAMVDDNEVPYVLPMNFGLHEDNIYLHSAQTGKKITILHKRPQVCVAFSTDHELRWQSEGVACSYGMKYRSVLAHGKVEFIEDFDEKVKALNIIMQHYTGKDFSYNTPSIHEVLVWRVVVEKWEGRNYGY, encoded by the coding sequence ATGAAACCGAGAGAAGTTACCCATTTGCAAACCCTGCACGACACAGCATTGAAGTGCGTTGCCTGCTACCTGGCCATGGTTGACGACAACGAAGTTCCGTATGTGCTGCCAATGAACTTTGGGCTGCACGAGGACAATATCTACCTGCATTCGGCGCAAACAGGCAAAAAGATCACCATCCTGCACAAAAGGCCGCAGGTGTGCGTTGCTTTCAGCACAGACCACGAACTGCGCTGGCAAAGCGAGGGGGTGGCCTGCAGCTATGGCATGAAATACCGCAGCGTCCTGGCGCATGGAAAAGTGGAGTTCATCGAAGATTTCGACGAAAAAGTAAAAGCACTCAACATCATCATGCAGCACTACACCGGCAAAGACTTCAGCTACAACACACCATCCATCCACGAAGTGCTGGTGTGGCGCGTGGTTGTCGAAAAATGGGAAGGAAGGAATTACGGGTATTGA
- a CDS encoding phage holin family protein, whose protein sequence is MRFLIKIILSSFSVIVADWILSGVEIKDYLTSLLVAFVLAILNTILKPILIFLTIPITLITFGLFLLVINALIALIASEIVPGFHIAGFWWALAFTLIVSFLNYLINIENNNQNRQVK, encoded by the coding sequence TCTTTCTCAGTCATCGTTGCAGACTGGATTCTGAGTGGCGTCGAAATCAAAGACTACCTGACATCGCTCCTGGTCGCCTTTGTGCTGGCCATTCTCAACACGATCCTAAAGCCAATCCTGATTTTCCTCACCATCCCCATCACGCTTATCACTTTTGGTCTATTTCTGCTGGTGATCAATGCACTGATCGCCCTTATTGCCAGCGAAATTGTGCCAGGCTTCCACATCGCCGGCTTTTGGTGGGCATTGGCTTTTACGCTGATCGTTTCTTTCCTGAATTACCTCATCAACATCGAAAACAATAACCAAAACCGCCAAGTAAAATGA